A genomic window from Bacteroidota bacterium includes:
- a CDS encoding PAS domain-containing protein → MGKISSGKKPLQKLIQPFFCVGIGASAGGLEAIEVFFKNMPVDSGLSFVIIQHLSPDYKSLMRELISRFTTMPIQTAEDGIDISPNHIYLIPPKKNMTVFGSRLFLSDQDPGRSLNLPIDIFFRSLAQDFGKNAIGIVLSGTGSDGALGIRSIKEHGGIVMVQDNQTAKFDGMPKSSIATGMVDFILSPEEMPDTLMHYIQHPYIAKPEQSKPEISDNSLMARILKIINERVGIDFTSYKPTTITRRLEKRLAINQIENFNQYLEFLEQSQYEVNILYKDLLIGVTQFFRDGEAFQLIESKVLPSLFSSRKDSNPIRIWCVGCSTGEEAYSLAILFTEYKEKHRYQNEIKIFATDIDREHVEMAGTGFYPESIAADITPEFIKKYFVHENKGYRVKEDLRRMVIFAQQNVIKDPPFSRMDMISCRNMLIYLNPDVQQKILSMFYYSLNPGGTLFLGSSESLGELSAGFETHSSKWKLYLHKPGFKPPVTNNYLQPLSPRISLKSRKNELAYPYFEPDKLLPDNVLTDILDFFLPSSVIVNHEFTVLHVFKDVNNFIRIPQGKARFDILDMVPKEVSVVLSSMLHKAMNDNKVLFFRDIQIKDQKQSIHITARPLSDKISKKKFILISFENAQTPEIQSKNNNILNIDLKNQLSEHYIELEKELQFTKENLQATIEELETSNEELQSTNEELIASNEELQSTNEELQSVNEELYTVNSEYQKKIEELILLNNDMNNLLNNTNIGILYLDNKLRIRKYTDLVTRVINVMEMDLGRPINHISLKVDYPEFLQDINSVMDTLKVIEKEVKDPEGNWNLLRIMPYRTEENAIEGVTITLIDVSRLRESQDQYKNLFDSLVHGVVYQDAAGKIVSANKAAENILGLSFDQMCGRTSADPGWKALKEDGSDYPGDQHPSMLALKTGKEIRNSIMGVYHPAEKKHKWININAIPEFIPGSKQPFRVYTTFEDITVRKKQEEEIKRNHDLLYRIFENSPMGKLVVNRKGRITYANNSAETILGVKKKDIVNRKYNDIRWSIRSMDGSKIPEKELPVSRILHGVERIRNYVMMTEDSGGNAKKILVNGSPMYDEKGEIDGGIFTIQEVPTD, encoded by the coding sequence ATGGGAAAGATTTCCTCAGGCAAAAAGCCTCTGCAGAAATTAATACAACCATTCTTTTGTGTGGGTATCGGGGCATCCGCCGGTGGGCTGGAGGCCATAGAAGTTTTTTTTAAGAACATGCCGGTTGATTCCGGTTTGTCTTTTGTAATCATCCAGCATTTATCTCCCGATTACAAAAGCCTGATGAGGGAGCTCATATCCAGATTTACGACGATGCCTATACAAACGGCTGAAGACGGGATAGACATAAGTCCCAATCACATATACCTCATCCCGCCGAAGAAAAATATGACTGTTTTCGGCAGCCGGCTTTTTTTATCGGATCAGGATCCCGGAAGAAGCCTGAATCTTCCCATTGATATATTCTTTCGTTCCCTGGCCCAGGATTTCGGGAAGAATGCTATTGGCATTGTTTTATCTGGAACAGGAAGTGACGGGGCTTTAGGTATTCGTTCTATTAAAGAACACGGAGGCATCGTGATGGTCCAGGATAACCAGACAGCCAAGTTCGATGGTATGCCAAAAAGTTCCATTGCAACCGGAATGGTCGATTTCATTCTTTCCCCGGAAGAGATGCCCGACACATTAATGCATTACATTCAACATCCATACATAGCAAAACCCGAGCAATCAAAACCGGAGATTTCTGATAATAGTCTGATGGCTAGGATATTGAAAATCATAAACGAACGTGTCGGCATTGATTTCACCTCTTACAAACCCACGACTATAACGCGAAGACTGGAAAAGAGGCTTGCCATCAACCAGATTGAAAACTTCAACCAATACCTTGAGTTCCTGGAACAATCACAATATGAAGTAAATATTTTATACAAAGACCTTCTTATCGGTGTAACACAATTTTTCAGGGATGGAGAAGCATTTCAACTCATAGAAAGCAAGGTACTGCCTTCTCTTTTTTCTTCCAGGAAAGACAGCAACCCGATCAGAATATGGTGTGTGGGTTGTTCTACCGGAGAAGAAGCATATTCCCTGGCTATATTGTTTACCGAGTACAAGGAAAAGCACAGATATCAGAATGAAATAAAGATTTTCGCAACGGATATTGATCGGGAACACGTCGAGATGGCAGGAACAGGCTTTTACCCGGAGAGCATAGCAGCGGATATCACACCTGAGTTCATAAAGAAATATTTTGTTCATGAGAACAAAGGGTACCGGGTGAAAGAAGATCTCAGGCGAATGGTAATCTTTGCCCAGCAAAACGTGATCAAGGATCCTCCATTTTCGAGGATGGACATGATCAGTTGCAGGAATATGTTGATCTACCTGAATCCCGATGTTCAGCAGAAAATACTGTCCATGTTTTATTATTCGCTGAATCCGGGAGGAACACTCTTCCTGGGTAGCAGCGAATCATTGGGAGAGTTATCGGCAGGATTTGAAACCCATAGCAGCAAATGGAAACTGTATTTACACAAACCCGGGTTCAAACCTCCCGTCACAAACAATTACCTGCAACCTCTTTCCCCAAGAATCTCACTGAAAAGCCGGAAAAACGAATTAGCATACCCATATTTTGAACCCGACAAACTCCTTCCCGACAATGTCCTGACCGACATTTTAGACTTTTTCCTGCCATCATCGGTTATCGTTAATCATGAATTCACCGTACTTCATGTTTTCAAGGATGTGAATAATTTTATCAGGATACCGCAAGGCAAAGCCCGTTTCGATATCCTGGATATGGTTCCCAAAGAAGTATCTGTAGTTCTCAGCAGTATGCTTCATAAAGCGATGAACGATAATAAAGTATTATTTTTCAGGGACATTCAGATCAAAGACCAGAAACAGTCTATACATATTACGGCAAGACCCTTATCGGATAAGATCAGCAAAAAGAAATTCATTCTTATATCTTTTGAAAATGCCCAGACACCTGAAATTCAGTCTAAAAACAATAATATCCTGAATATTGACCTAAAAAACCAATTAAGTGAGCATTATATTGAACTTGAAAAGGAATTACAATTCACCAAGGAAAACCTGCAGGCAACCATAGAGGAGCTCGAGACATCAAATGAGGAACTCCAAAGCACCAATGAAGAACTGATCGCATCGAACGAGGAGCTTCAGAGCACCAATGAAGAACTTCAATCGGTGAATGAGGAACTCTATACAGTAAATTCGGAATATCAGAAAAAAATTGAAGAGCTGATCCTGCTTAACAATGACATGAACAACCTTCTGAATAATACCAATATAGGAATCTTATATCTCGATAATAAGCTCAGGATAAGAAAATATACTGATTTAGTCACTCGCGTGATCAATGTTATGGAAATGGACCTGGGAAGGCCAATCAACCATATTTCCCTGAAGGTAGATTATCCTGAATTCCTGCAAGACATTAATAGTGTGATGGACACACTTAAAGTGATTGAAAAGGAGGTAAAAGATCCGGAAGGGAATTGGAACCTTTTAAGGATAATGCCATACCGGACGGAAGAAAATGCCATAGAAGGAGTGACCATCACCCTGATTGATGTTTCAAGGCTCAGAGAAAGCCAGGATCAATATAAAAACCTGTTTGATTCGCTTGTACATGGGGTTGTTTACCAGGATGCTGCAGGAAAGATTGTGTCGGCCAACAAGGCAGCAGAGAATATACTTGGGTTGAGTTTTGATCAGATGTGCGGTAGAACCTCGGCCGATCCGGGATGGAAGGCACTAAAGGAAGACGGCAGTGATTATCCGGGTGACCAGCACCCTTCCATGCTGGCACTGAAAACCGGGAAGGAGATAAGAAACTCAATAATGGGGGTATACCATCCTGCAGAAAAAAAACACAAATGGATAAACATCAACGCCATACCCGAATTTATACCGGGAAGCAAACAACCTTTCAGAGTATACACGACTTTTGAAGACATTACCGTGAGAAAGAAGCAGGAAGAAGAGATCAAGAGGAATCACGATCTGCTTTACAGGATTTTTGAGAACAGTCCTATGGGAAAACTTGTTGTCAACAGGAAAGGCAGGATCACATATGCGAACAATAGTGCAGAAACAATCCTTGGTGTAAAGAAGAAAGACATTGTAAACAGGAAATATAATGATATACGATGGAGTATACGAAGTATGGATGGCAGCAAGATCCCGGAAAAGGAATTACCTGTGAGTCGGATTTTACATGGAGTTGAAAGGATCAGGAATTACGTCATGATGACAGAGGACTCAGGAGGAAACGCAAAAAAAATACTGGTAAACGGTTCCCCTATGTACGATGAGAAAGGGGAAATTGATGGAGGTATTTTCACGATCCAGGAAGTACCAACCGATTAA